A segment of the Vicinamibacteria bacterium genome:
TCACTGATCGACGAGATCGGCGCCGCTGGATTCCGTCTCGCGGGGGACCATGACTTCCTCCCCGTCCAGTACTTCCTGATATTCGACGCCCCGGCCGACTGAGAATCAGCCCGACTGCGCGTCGACCGCGGCGATGGCGGCCATGTCCACGATCTCGTCGACCTCCGCGCCCCGTTGAAGAACGTGAACCGGTTTACTGAGGCCGACGAGGATGGGTCCCACCGCCTTGGCATCGCCTAACCGTTGGATGAGCTTGTAGGCGATATTGCCCGCCTCGAGGCTGGGGAACACGAGGACATTTGCCGCTTGCTTCAATCGGCTGAAAGGGTAGGTTCCCGTGAGTATCTCGGGAACCACGGCCGTGTCCGCTTGCATCTCGCCGTCCACGAGCAGATCGGGTGCGCGCTCGGAGAGCAGCTCGACCGCTCGCCGGACTTTCTCGGAAAGGGCATGGCGGACGCTTCCGAAGTTCGAGAAGCTCAGCATCGCGACCCGCGGCTCGATATTGAAGCGCCTCGCTACTTCGGCCGCCTCCATCGCGATCTCGCAGAGATCGTCGGCCGTCGGCTCGATGGTCACCGTCGTATCGGCAAAGAACTTTATGTCGTTCTGGAAGACCATCATGTACACGCCCGCCACGCGGGAGCCCGGTCTCACCCGGACGACCTGGAGCGCGGGGCGAATCGTATCCGGGTAATGCTGGGTCAAGCCGGCAACCATGGCGTCGGCGTCGCCGCTCTCGACCATCATGCAGCCGAACATGTTTCGGTTCAGCAGAAGCTCGCGCGCCTCGCTTCTCGTGACCCCACGTCGCGCTCTCAGGGCGTAGACCCGCTCCAGATAGGTGTCGAGCTTTCCCGAAACGGCAGGGTCCACGATCTCGACTCCGTTCAGGTCGAGCCCGAGCTCGCGAACGTGCTCGGTAACGACGTCGGGGCGACCGAGAAGAATGGGCGAGGCGATACCCTCGTCGACCAGTCGCTGAGACGCACGCAGAATCTTGATCTCCTCTCCCTCGGGGAATACGATCCGTTTTCTTTGCTGTTTGGCGCGCCCGAGCACGTAGCGCATCACCTCGCGTCCACGGCCGAGACGAGCCTCGAGCTTCTCCCGGTAGGCGTCGATGTCGATCTCGATGCGAGCGACCCCAGTCTCCATGGCCGCCTTCGCGACCGCAGAAGCCTCCCAGGTCAAGACACGAGAGTCGAACGGTGTCGGGATGATGTAGTTGGGGCCGAAGCGCATCGATTCCACCCCATAGGCTTTCATGACCGAGTCGGGCACATCCTCGCGGGCGAGCTCGGCGAGCGCTCGGGTCGCCGCCATCTTCATCTCCATGTTGATCGCCCGCGCGCGAACATCGAGCGCGCCCCGGAATATGAAGGGAAAGCCGAGGACGTTGTTCACCTGATTGGGATAATCCGAGCGACCCGTGGCCATCACGAGATCGTCACGTACCGACATCGCGTCATCCCAGCTGATCTCGGGGTCGGGATTCGCCATCGCCATGACGAGCGGACGGGCGTTCATCGAAGCGACCATCTTCTTGGAGACGGCGTCTTTGACCGAGACGCCCATGAACACGTCCGCGCCCGCCATCGCATCCTCGAGCGACCGCATCCTCGTCGAGACGGCATAACGTTCCTTGTATCGGTTCATGCCTTCCGAACGGCCGCGGTAGACGATCCCCTTGGAGTCGCACATGACGATGTTGTCGTGAGCCACCCCGAGGTTCTCGATGAGCTCGGCGCAGGCGATGCCGGCCGCCCCCGCACCGTTGATGACCACCTTGACGTGGGCGATGTCCTTCTCGGTTATCTCGAGCCAGTTCAGCAAGGCGGCTCCAGAAATGATAGCGGTCCCGTGCTGATCGTCGTGAAAGACGGGAATGTCCAGTTCTTGCTTGAGCGTTTCCTCGATGTAGAAGCAGTCGGGCGCCTTGATGTCTTCGAGGTTGATGCCCCCAAAGGTGGGCTCGAGCGCTTTCACGACGCGAATGAGCTCATCGGGATCCGAGGTGGCGAGCTCGATATCGAATACGTCGATGTCGGCGAAGCGCTTGAACAGCACCCCTTTGCCTTCCATGACGGGCTTCGCCGCGAGAGGACCGATGTTGCCGAGCCCGAGCACCGCCGTTCCATTCGAAACGACGCCGACCAGATTCGCTTTGGTCGTGTAAGTGAACACCTCCTCGGGATTCGCATGGATCTCGAGGCAGGGCTCGGCGACGCCGGGACTGTAGGCGAGCGACAAGTCGTGCTGGGTGCTCGTGGGTTTGGTTGGCCTGATCTCGATCTTGCCTCGTCTGCCCCGGGAATGGTAGTCAAGAGCCTCTTGCTTTCGAATCACGCGTTCCTCCGTGCCTTGAAAACGAGCGTGATTGTATCAAAATCCGCCTGGTAGCTGAGCCGGACAAACCCTGATAGACTTCGTTCCGCTCGAGACGGGGGCCGAGTCACGGGTCGATCCATCGAGATGCGTAGCTTTCATCGCGTCCATTCGCGTCTTTCGGGAGTCACCCACATCTGAGACGACTATCCCTAGACGAGCTGGACTCCTCGTCGGATCGTTACGACGAGGCGGTGCGTCGCTCGGAGAACATCGACCGGTTCTGCTCCGGCTCGCACTGGATCCTTCCCGCCGCCAGGTTCTTGCACGGGTCTCCCAACGCGGCTATAGCCGAGGACGACGACTGCTGGGTTGTTCTCGGCGGTACCACGAATCT
Coding sequences within it:
- a CDS encoding NADP-dependent malic enzyme encodes the protein MIRKQEALDYHSRGRRGKIEIRPTKPTSTQHDLSLAYSPGVAEPCLEIHANPEEVFTYTTKANLVGVVSNGTAVLGLGNIGPLAAKPVMEGKGVLFKRFADIDVFDIELATSDPDELIRVVKALEPTFGGINLEDIKAPDCFYIEETLKQELDIPVFHDDQHGTAIISGAALLNWLEITEKDIAHVKVVINGAGAAGIACAELIENLGVAHDNIVMCDSKGIVYRGRSEGMNRYKERYAVSTRMRSLEDAMAGADVFMGVSVKDAVSKKMVASMNARPLVMAMANPDPEISWDDAMSVRDDLVMATGRSDYPNQVNNVLGFPFIFRGALDVRARAINMEMKMAATRALAELAREDVPDSVMKAYGVESMRFGPNYIIPTPFDSRVLTWEASAVAKAAMETGVARIEIDIDAYREKLEARLGRGREVMRYVLGRAKQQRKRIVFPEGEEIKILRASQRLVDEGIASPILLGRPDVVTEHVRELGLDLNGVEIVDPAVSGKLDTYLERVYALRARRGVTRSEARELLLNRNMFGCMMVESGDADAMVAGLTQHYPDTIRPALQVVRVRPGSRVAGVYMMVFQNDIKFFADTTVTIEPTADDLCEIAMEAAEVARRFNIEPRVAMLSFSNFGSVRHALSEKVRRAVELLSERAPDLLVDGEMQADTAVVPEILTGTYPFSRLKQAANVLVFPSLEAGNIAYKLIQRLGDAKAVGPILVGLSKPVHVLQRGAEVDEIVDMAAIAAVDAQSG